From a region of the Candidatus Binatia bacterium genome:
- a CDS encoding PIN domain-containing protein produces the protein MSTYLLDTGLLLGHIRGAAYAEYAERKYALSQPPNVSLVSVVSKGEIYSLAMQFGWGTHKKETLDGLLRRVPVVDINTDRIIHRYAEIDAYSQGKDRTRPLPNGMSSRNMGKNDIWIAATSSVLNATLVTTDTDFDHLNGVFLNVVYVNPRPTPSGVT, from the coding sequence GTGTCTACCTACCTGCTCGATACAGGGCTTCTTCTTGGACATATCCGTGGGGCTGCATATGCAGAGTATGCCGAGCGGAAGTATGCTTTGTCGCAGCCGCCCAACGTGTCCCTGGTCTCTGTGGTCAGCAAAGGGGAAATCTATTCTTTAGCGATGCAGTTTGGTTGGGGCACGCACAAAAAAGAGACCTTGGACGGGTTACTTAGGCGTGTTCCGGTGGTTGACATCAACACCGACAGAATTATTCATCGCTATGCCGAGATTGATGCTTATAGCCAAGGAAAAGACCGTACGAGGCCACTTCCAAACGGCATGTCTTCGCGGAACATGGGAAAGAATGATATTTGGATCGCGGCCACCAGTTCCGTACTGAATGCCACGCTCGTAACAACCGACACGGACTTTGATCACTTGAATGGTGTGTTTCTAAACGTAGTTTATGTAAATCCGAGACCGACACCGAGCGGTGTTACATAA
- a CDS encoding class I SAM-dependent DNA methyltransferase — protein sequence MAGGSHQIVQKLWNYCNVLRDDGMSYGDYVEQLTYLLFLKMAEERTKAPYSQASIVPQEADWASLIKRDGDELFDHYRHVLERLGNEKGLLALIFNKAQNKFQDPAKLRRLIVDLIDKENWSAMSADVKGDAYEGLLEKNASDVKGGAGQYFTPRPLIAGIVDVMSPKPGETICDPACGTGGFILAAHDYVVRHNPHMTAEQKKKLQGNTFKGIELVQNVARLCAMNLLLHGIGSTEYEPIVVQDSLAADPGERFDLVLTNPPFGKKSSITIVGEDGKAAKAAKEREIYERDDFWATTSNKQLNFLQHVKTLLKINGRAAIVVPDNVLFEGGAGETVRRKLLHECDVHTLLRLPTGLFYAQGVKANVLFFDKKEASETPWTKKLWIYDLRTNRHFTLKTDPLKREDLNEFVKCYNPENRYQREPTWSESIPTGRWRAYDYDELINRDKASLDIFWLRDESLEDSDNLPDPDVLAQEIVEDLEAALEQFREIANDLERPGVETKKES from the coding sequence ATGGCTGGCGGCTCCCATCAGATCGTCCAAAAACTCTGGAACTATTGCAACGTCCTGCGCGACGATGGGATGAGCTACGGCGATTACGTCGAGCAGTTGACGTACTTGCTGTTTCTCAAGATGGCGGAGGAGCGGACGAAGGCGCCGTATAGCCAGGCGAGCATCGTACCGCAGGAAGCGGATTGGGCGAGTCTGATCAAGAGAGACGGAGATGAGCTGTTCGATCACTATCGGCATGTGCTGGAGAGGCTCGGAAACGAGAAGGGACTTTTAGCTCTCATCTTCAACAAGGCACAGAACAAATTTCAGGACCCGGCGAAGTTGCGGCGGCTGATCGTTGATCTCATCGATAAGGAAAACTGGTCGGCGATGAGCGCGGACGTGAAAGGCGATGCCTATGAAGGATTGCTGGAGAAGAATGCCTCGGACGTAAAGGGCGGAGCGGGGCAGTACTTCACGCCGCGGCCTTTGATCGCCGGCATCGTCGATGTCATGTCGCCGAAACCGGGAGAGACGATCTGCGACCCGGCCTGCGGCACCGGCGGCTTTATCCTCGCGGCGCACGATTATGTCGTGCGCCACAATCCCCACATGACGGCGGAGCAGAAGAAAAAGCTTCAGGGAAATACGTTTAAGGGAATCGAGCTGGTCCAAAATGTCGCGCGGCTCTGCGCGATGAATCTGCTACTTCACGGCATCGGGAGCACGGAATATGAGCCGATCGTCGTTCAAGATTCACTGGCCGCCGATCCGGGTGAGCGCTTCGATCTGGTCTTGACGAATCCGCCGTTCGGGAAAAAGAGCAGCATCACGATTGTCGGTGAGGACGGCAAAGCAGCCAAAGCAGCCAAGGAGAGAGAAATCTACGAGCGCGACGATTTCTGGGCGACGACCTCTAACAAGCAGCTCAATTTTCTCCAGCACGTCAAAACCTTGCTCAAGATCAACGGTCGCGCTGCGATTGTCGTCCCCGACAATGTCCTCTTCGAAGGTGGCGCGGGCGAGACAGTTCGCCGAAAGCTCCTCCACGAGTGCGATGTGCACACGCTGCTGCGTCTGCCGACGGGTTTGTTCTACGCGCAAGGAGTCAAGGCCAACGTCCTTTTCTTCGACAAGAAAGAGGCGAGCGAAACGCCGTGGACCAAGAAGCTTTGGATTTATGACCTGCGAACCAACAGGCATTTCACATTAAAGACCGATCCGTTGAAGCGCGAAGATCTGAACGAGTTCGTCAAGTGCTACAATCCCGAGAACCGCTACCAGCGCGAGCCGACGTGGTCCGAGTCGATTCCTACCGGTCGCTGGCGCGCATACGATTACGACGAGCTCATCAACCGCGACAAGGCCAGCCTGGACATCTTCTGGCTCCGCGACGAAAGTCTCGAGGACTCCGACAATCTCCCCGATCCCGACGTTCTCGCCCAGGAAATCGTCGAAGACCTCGAAGCCGCCCTCGAACAATTCCGCGAAATCGCGAATGACCTCGAAAGGCCGGGCGTCGAGACTAAAAAGGAATCGTAA